AAGATATTGGTCATGGTAAGCAAACAGATGGTTCGTATAAACAGATCTCTGTTCATAGCCGCCATCCTGGCGATAGCTTTTGCTTCAAAAACACCGCTTAGATATTTGCGAAGCTGAGTAACAGGTAACCTTCTGAAGATAAGAAAAGCTCCCAAAATGAAGCCTAACGCCTGTGAAATAAGGGTCGCATAGGCAACACCTTCCACTCCCATATGCAGGGAATGAACAAAGATAATATCCAGAATAATGTTCAGGCAGTTAATACCGATTTGCAGGAAAAGTACCTCACGAACCAGTCCCCTTCCCATGAGCCAGCCAAGGTTAACGTAACCTATAAGAACAAAGGGTGCGCCCCAGATCAGAATATCAAAGTAGCTTTTAACGTGAACGGCTATGTCCGGATCGACCTGATAAACCGCCATGGCGCCATCTATCACCAGGCTCTGGATCAGCACAAAAAGCAGACCCACTGCCGCAGCAATAACTCCGGGACGAAGCCACGCCAATGCGACCTCATCATCGCGGTTATTTGCCAGTGTTTGGGCGGTGAAGCCAGATGTCGCAACACGAAGAAAACCGAGCAGCCAGTAAAGCGTATTAAAAATGACGGTACCGACAGCCACCCCTCCGATAAAAGTCGGACTGTCCAACCGGCCGACTACCGCAGTGTCTACCGCTCCGAGTAACGGCTGTGTCATGGTAGATAAAATAAAAGGTATTGCGAGTTTTAGGTATTCTTTTTGAGAGCAGTAATTCACTGCATACTCCCTTAACATTCTTATAAAAATATCTTATATGACCTTCGCATTGCAGATAAAAGCTCTGCATAAGGCTTTTCATATTAAATGAGAGAACAAATTTGTATCAATTACTAAATACAAATTATCAGAAGGATCAATGTGAAGCTGTCATCTTCCCGGACAAAGCCAGTGATATTCGATGGCTCGCTCACCAATTACAGTTGCGGGAATAGAGCCAAACT
This genomic stretch from Vibrio sp. JC009 harbors:
- a CDS encoding MATE family efflux transporter — protein: MNYCSQKEYLKLAIPFILSTMTQPLLGAVDTAVVGRLDSPTFIGGVAVGTVIFNTLYWLLGFLRVATSGFTAQTLANNRDDEVALAWLRPGVIAAAVGLLFVLIQSLVIDGAMAVYQVDPDIAVHVKSYFDILIWGAPFVLIGYVNLGWLMGRGLVREVLFLQIGINCLNIILDIIFVHSLHMGVEGVAYATLISQALGFILGAFLIFRRLPVTQLRKYLSGVFEAKAIARMAAMNRDLFIRTICLLTMTNIFVATGSSMGTDILAANAILFQIQYLIAYLFDGHANAVSVIGGRSVGNKDLESLNRLRGIAHLHMSIKSLIVILCLTIFQDEILYLFTDIENVLTVCNEYFFYLIAFVIAMAPGLVYAGFFIGATCSAPIRNAMVYALIGFLALKFTLVPQLGNHGLWITFTVFCIIRSLTLVFAWKQILGQHFSSLRSAL